The Rissa tridactyla isolate bRisTri1 chromosome 16, bRisTri1.patW.cur.20221130, whole genome shotgun sequence genome includes a window with the following:
- the FHAD1 gene encoding forkhead-associated domain-containing protein 1: MRAFLKSSEGCFQLKLRTTTIGRHPGADIVLQSTGVADHHAALEFTPSDNSFILQDFNSLHGTFVNGCQVQNAAVKVSPGDILRFGAGGASFQLVVDGTARMSYSPVKRLMAWTGQLQVVAEPKPSTLASPPHLPSLQWQHPPSSPGQWATRAAGHVPHPPPRKRPLSAWAGSVATTVPPDAFSRSSAARTVLTSISGDGVSGAGGAPSPGTQDADFLPQEKGEKVLQLEKEIGGLSGIGTESKQKDAMIRDLQDEIAAMAKTLAQAAARNEVELTQKLLTFDRELGAKTEEIRALREQVSSLQKGSSQVFCHSLYERDLEIGRLRKESEKVKREHALAAGLVASLRREIMGKEQKMQQLKQEVEKVKKENREKDNQLAVVSAKCSRIKEETKHQRGEREVIACRNRIGELERDLEGLRGEVQRYCAEQESSRNQLAQKAKAEEELQEACARQALQLQEMGRRERLLRADAGRAREQLESFKSQVLQACSPAAAGVAGMVVTEQQVIEKVRQISEESQQSHEREKCLQEELSSWLSKEKEVSENVEVFKKSLHELQGCLRSSCSSDSLRGQLGRLEAVSLDPSIAAIGAAVVEVAHVPLSWLEGTERLLASMGVDPHASGKGPLAALGRLVEDSQETAQRNRMLQAQLERDREAQAALLQEHVKELEAKHEHDLQIKIQQITLEKDKENQEILEIAVAQEKDKCKQSVEEEQKKIRDLESHLRCLTEVIERKSKEQEVSECKLREAMYNLEEATAREMTLEQRVLTQEEQLKTIHEEKEFQRQKLQEEIEEYKEQSKQHSLTIVALEDRLLEAKQQQKTLEEEKAALVEKMKGFQGDARRVTSGATLEVSPAAASHCCLRKFREELAAAQSALQSKEAVIARLTKELGETRARMSDMRGELSEEQKVELEQNLSRVKRQERELNLLREKLSQMSSLVEKKDRALEAAAEELRQAQARRALEDASRETLKDADPKKDAPGMPVPAAEASKRELAMDLADLGAKCRGLRHEETIRRQKEGLAELRERVKMLEKRQSLAVMKKGSEPLVVLMKDLPEEIIQETGLEKEPAPMSGTKLKARKDPGHIPNWGSHGAADGAASSEVDDVTDLGEKMYLDVIGALGSLMKVKELSGMQSLKHLPLEEREKAGLRRRKGLQLLYDQVRNLKSRLERKEELVKDYEASVEQLRLNQASLQRCQEEMSKLEDEAYREAEEKALLKEALERTQLQLSQEKRLLRAAKLHKPGAKKPFCSGKLKAKERTAEALKMGSP; the protein is encoded by the exons ATGCGAGCCTTTCTAAAGAGTTCGGAGGGGTGTTTTCAGCTGAAACTGCGCACCACGACGATAGGCAGGCACCCAGGGGCCGACATCGTCCTGCAG TCCACAGGTGTAGCTGATCATCACGCAGCCCTTGAATTCACCCCCTCGGACAACAGCTTCATCCTTCAGGACTTCAACTCCCTCCATGGCACCTTTGTCAATGGCTGTCAGGTCCAAAACGCGGCCGTGAAAGTGAGTCCGGGGGATATCCTGCGCTTCGGCGCGGGGGGAGCATCCTTCCAGCTGGTGGTGGATGGGACGGCCCGG ATGTCCTATTCCCCTGTGAAACGTCTCATGGCATGGACTGGGCAGCTCCAGGTGGTTGCAGAGCCCAAACCCTCGACTCTGGcatctcctccccacctcccctccctgcagtggcagcatccccccagctccccaggccaGTGGGCTACCAGAGCCGCTGGCCACGTACCTCATCCGCCCCCACGGAAGCGACCCCTGAGTGCCTGGGCTGGGAGCGTGGCCACCACCGTCCCTCCAGATGCTTTCAGTAGGAGCTCCGCGGCGAGGACAG TCTTGACCAGCATCTCAGGTGACGGTGTGAGTGGTGCCGGgggagccccttccccagggactcAAGACGCAGATTTCCTCCCACAGGAGAAG GGTGAGAAGGTCCTGCAACTGGAGAAGGAAATTGGTGGCCTCTCTGGTATAGGGACAGAATCAAAGCAGAAAGATGCGATGATAAGAGACCTGCAGGATGAGATCGCAGCGATGGCAAAGACCCTGGCTCAGGCGGCGGCAAGGAACGAGGTAGAGCTGACCCAGAAGCTGCTGACCTTCGACCGAGAGCTGGGGGCCAAAACGGAGGAGATCAGAGCCTTGAGGGAACAG GTCAGCAGCCTGCAGAAAGGCTCGAGCCAGGTTTTCTGCCATTCCCTCTACGAGAGAGACCTGGAGATCGGGAGGCTGCGGAAAGAAAGCGAGAAGGTGAAGAGGGAGCACGCGTTGGCTGCAG GTCTGGTGGCCAGCCTGCGAAGGGAGATCATGGGCAAGGAGCAGAAAATGCAGCAACTCAAGCAAGAGGTTGAAAAAGTGaagaaggaaaacagggaaaaggacAACCAGCTAGCAGTCGTGTCTGCCAAG TGCTCTAGAATTAAAGAGGAAACGAAGCACCAACGTGGAGAGCGAGAAGTAATTGCGTGCCGAAAT CGCATCGGGGAGCTGGAGCGTGAcctggaggggctgcggggggaggtcCAGAGGTATTGTGCCGAGCAGGAGAGCAGCCGAAACCAGctggcccagaaagccaag GCtgaggaggagctgcaggaagcCTGCGCCAGGCAAGCgctgcagctgcaggagatggGGCGCAGGGAGCGCCTGCTGCGAGCCGACGCGGGGAGGGCCAGGGAGCAG CTGGAGTCCTTCAAATCCCAAGTGCTGCAAGcctgttctccagcagcagcaggagttgCGGGGATGGTGGTGACGGAGCAGCAG GTGATAGAGAAGGTCAGGCAGATCTCTGAAGAAAGCCAACAAAGTCATGAGAGAGAAAAGTGTCTACAGGAGGAACTAAGCTCCTGGCTCTCGAAGGAGAAGGAGGTGTCTGAAAATGTTGAGGTGTTCAAGAAATCCCTGCATGAGCTCCAG GGGTGCCTgaggagctcctgcagcagcgACAGCCTGCGAGGGCAGCTGGGGAGGCTGGAGGCGGTGAGCCTGGACCCCTCCATCGCGGCCATCGGGGCGGCGGTGGTGGAAGTGGCACATGTCCCCCTGTCCTGGCTGGAGGGCACGGAGCGGCTCCTGGCCAGCATGGGGGTGGACCCGCACGCCTCCGGCAAAG GGCCGTTGGCTGCTCTGGGGAGACTGGTGGAAGACAGTCAGGAAACCGCACAGAGGAATCGGATGCTACAG GCCCAATTAGAGAGGGACCGGGAGgcgcaggcagctctgctgcaggagcaCGTGAAGGAGCTGGAAGCGAAACATGAGCACGACCTGcagataaaaatacagcaaattacGTTGGAAAAGGACAAGGAGAACCAAGAG ATTCTGGAGATCGCTGTCGCCCAGGAGAAGGATAAGTGCAAGCAATCCgtggaggaagaacagaagaagaTCCGAGACCTGGAGAGCCACCTGAGATGCCTGACTGAG GTAATTGAAAGGAAGTCAAAGGAGCAGGAGGTCTCAGAGTGCAAACTGAGAGAAGCCATGTACAACCTGGAGGAAGCCACGGCACGAGAG ATGACGTTAGAGCAGCGGGTTCTCACGCAAGAGGAGCAGCTCAAGACCATTCACGAGGAGAAGGAGTTTCAGAGGCAGAAACTGCAGGAAGAAATAGAGGAATACAAAGAGCAAAGCAAGCAGCATTCTCTGACAATCGTGGCTTTAGAGGACAGGTTGCTGGAggccaagcagcagcagaagacactggaggaggaaaaggcagcgcttgtggaaaaaatgaaag GATTTCAGGGCGATGCCCGCAGGGTGACATCGGGAGCCACGCTGGAGGTTTCTCCTGCCGCAGCATCGCACTGCTGTCTGAG GAAATTCAGGGAGGAGCTGGCAGCGGCGCAGAGCGCGCTCCAGTCCAAGGAGGCCGTCATCGCCAGACTAACcaaagagctgggggaaaccagAGCCAGGATGTCGGACATGAGAG GGGAGCTGAGCGAGGAGCAGAAGGTGGAACTGGAGCAGAACCTGAGCCGGGTGAAACGCCAAGAGCGGGAACTGAACCTGCTCAGGGAGAAGCTATCCCAGATGTCCAGCCTGGTGGAGAAGAAGGATCGAGCCctggaagcagcagctgaagagttAAG GCAAGCCCAAGCCCGCCGAGCACTGGAGGATGCCTCCCGAGAAACGCTGAAGGATGCCGATCCCAAGAAGGATGCTCCTGGGATGCCGGTGCCGGCAGCTGAAGCCTCCAAGAGG GAGCTGGCAATGGACTTGGCCGACCTTGGTGCGAAATGCCGAGGCCTCAGGCACGAGGAGACGATCCGGCGCCAAAAAGAAGGCTTGGCCGAGCTCCGGGAGAGAGTAAAgatgctggagaagaggcagTCCTTGG CTGTCATGAAGAAGGGTTCGGAGCCGCTGGTGGTCCTGATGAAAGACTTGCCAGAGGAAATAATCCAGGAAACAGGTCTTGAGAAGGAACCAGCACCTATGTCAGGAACAAAACTGAAGGCCAGGAAG GATCCTGGACACATTCCTAACTGGGGCTCACACGGGGCCGCTGACGGGGCAGCGAGCTCGGAGGTGGATGATGTGACAGACCTCGGCGAGAAGATG TACCTTGATGTAATTGGTGCTCTGGGAAGCCTGATGAAGGTGAAGGAGCTGTCAGGAATGCAGTCTCTGAAGCACCTTCctctggaggagagggagaaagcgGGACTGCGGAGACGGAAGGGCCTGCAGCTGCTGTACGATCAGGTCAGGAACCTCAAGAGTCgcctggagagaaaagaagaactGGTGAAAGATTACGAGGCCAGCGTGGAGCAGCTCAG GCTGAACCAAGCATCCCTGCAAAGGTGCCAGGAGGAGATGTCCAAGCTGGAAGATGAAGCctacagggaggcagaagagaaggctctgctgAAGGAAGCTCTGGAGAGGACGCAGCTGCAGCTGAGCCAGGAGAAGAGGCTGCTGCGAGCAGCCAAACTGCACAAG CCTGGAGCCAAGAAGCCTTTCTGCTCGGGAAAGCTGAAGGCCAAGGAGCGCACAGCAGAAGCCCTCAAGATGGGAAGCCC